The following are encoded in a window of Staphylospora marina genomic DNA:
- the rsmG gene encoding 16S rRNA (guanine(527)-N(7))-methyltransferase RsmG has protein sequence MNLNEWLREEARAYGVELDDRQLGQFSMYLDMLTETNKVMNLTAITEPREVYVKHFLDSLSPAKAVNFGEVGSLIDVGTGAGFPGIPLKIAFPSLKVVLLDSLNKRVGFLREVTEKLGLEGVECVHGRAEEAARNPAFRERFDVATARAVARMNVLTEYVLPFVRVNGTFCAMKGAEVQEEVREAKRAFSLLGKATVRVERLELPLSMGTRHLVVVRKNAPTPKAYPRKAGTPSRQPLV, from the coding sequence GTGAATCTGAACGAATGGCTGAGAGAGGAAGCGCGGGCGTACGGGGTGGAACTGGATGACCGGCAACTCGGGCAGTTCAGCATGTACCTGGACATGCTCACGGAGACCAACAAGGTGATGAACCTGACGGCCATCACTGAGCCTCGGGAAGTGTACGTGAAACACTTTTTGGACTCCCTGTCGCCCGCCAAGGCGGTGAACTTCGGGGAAGTCGGTTCGCTGATCGATGTGGGAACGGGGGCCGGATTTCCGGGAATTCCGCTGAAAATTGCCTTCCCGTCCCTGAAAGTGGTTCTCCTCGATTCCCTGAACAAGCGGGTCGGCTTTCTCAGGGAAGTGACGGAAAAGCTCGGACTGGAAGGCGTGGAGTGCGTACACGGCCGGGCGGAGGAAGCCGCCAGGAATCCCGCGTTCAGGGAGCGGTTCGATGTGGCGACGGCCCGTGCGGTGGCCCGCATGAACGTCCTGACGGAGTACGTGTTGCCGTTCGTCCGGGTGAACGGAACCTTCTGCGCGATGAAAGGGGCGGAAGTGCAGGAGGAGGTCCGGGAAGCGAAACGGGCGTTTTCGCTGTTGGGCAAGGCGACGGTCCGCGTGGAGCGATTGGAGCTTCCCCTGTCCATGGGGACCCGTCATCTGGTGGTGGTCCGCAAGAATGCTCCCACCCCCAAAGCATATCCGCGAAAAGCCGGCACTCCGTCCCGCCAACCGTTGGTTTGA